A genomic window from Quercus lobata isolate SW786 chromosome 10, ValleyOak3.0 Primary Assembly, whole genome shotgun sequence includes:
- the LOC115963305 gene encoding uncharacterized protein LOC115963305, which yields MEAAKQRVRAAAARKKEEEKAKGKEGASTPHSSLKSSVKRKADGKDDPPSKKVAVSAGDVPSTKSPPKSGHGAGKGVMTSSGPVIEGPRCLLTHKDYAVEGVESLIKQTDLDPCAQLGTEDLGASAFFDIARALVRVKALQDRCVAKEGVVSRVRRHNANLMDQQAQYKEAVRLLNSELKDVKEKLGEAEGQQKKLEEEVSSLRAQVETAGTDAVQKFKTTQSFIDSCADYYGTGFDDCLKQVASAYPELDLSGITMDASVPMTPARETVADKGDGPLSLDSLLNDAGVILAQPAVTIPAESSDAAQIAKDKADRVSKDVPAT from the exons ATGGAAGCTGCGAAGCAAAGGGTGAGGGCCGCTGCAGCCcgtaagaaggaggaggagaaagctAAGGGAAAAGAAGGAGCGTCAACCCCTCATTCCTCTTTGAAGAGTTCAGTTAAGAGGAAGGCTGACGGAAAGGACGATCCCCCTTCTAAGAAGGTAGCTGTCAGTGCTGGGGATGTGCCTTCCACGAAGTCGCCTCCCAAGTCTGGTCACGGTGCTGGGAAAGGAGTGATGACCTCTTCCGGTCCCGTCATTGAGGGACCCCGTTGCTTGCTGACCCACAAGGATTATGCTGTTGAGGGGGTAGAATCCCTCATAAAACAGACGGATCTGGACCCTTGTGCTCAGCTAGGGACGGAAGACCTGGGGGCGTCAGCTTTCTTTGACATAGCACGG GCcttggttcgtgtaaaagcaCTTCAAGACCGGTGCGTGGCCAAAGAAGGCGTCGTTTCTCGGGTTAGGAGGCATAACGCCAATCTGATGGATCAGCAAGCGCAATATAAGGAGGCCGTCCGTCTCTTAAACTCAGAGCTGAAGGATGTAAAGGAGAAGTTGGGGGAGGCTGAGGGTCAGCAGAAGAAGCTTGAGGAGGAGGTTTCATCCTTACGTGCACAAGTAGAGACGGCTGGGACTGACGCGGTCCAAAAATTCAAGACAACCCAGTCATTTATTGATTCCTGCGCTGATTATTACGGCACAGGTTTCGACGATTGTCTGAAGCAGGTAGCGTCAGCTTATCCAGAGTTGGATCTATCCGGAATTACCATGGATGCCTCCGTGCCGATGACTCCTGCTCGTGAAACTGTTGCTGACAAAGGTGACGGACCCCTTAGTTTGGACTCTTTGCTTAATGATGCCGGAGTTATTTTGGCTCAGCCAGCCGTCACTATCCCTGCCGAGTCTTCAGATGCGGCGCAAATTGCCAAGGATAAAGCTGACAGGGTCTCCAAGGATGTTCCTGCCACTTAA